A genome region from Triticum aestivum cultivar Chinese Spring chromosome 2B, IWGSC CS RefSeq v2.1, whole genome shotgun sequence includes the following:
- the LOC123045065 gene encoding uncharacterized protein isoform X2: protein MLQSNQAVAEVSKIASSLLPFGEEEPDKGEPVTGGTEEVLVFVKHISTRPETWLDFPLFINERYADAKLVILANNCLRSASLRLSIVLCWRRSLSTTTMETMLIWELRVVNTSNSAA from the exons ATGCTGCAGAGCAACCAGGCCGTGGCGGAGGTCTCCAAGATCGCGTCCTCGCTCCTGCCGTTCGGGGAGGAGGAGCCTGACAAAGGGGAGCCTGTCACCGGCGGAACCGAGGAGGTGTTGGTCTTCGTGAAGCACATCTCGACGCGGCCTGAGACCTGGCTTGATTTCCCCCTCTTCATCAACGAGCGTTATGCAGACG CAAAGCTTGTGATCCTTGCTAACAATTGCCTCCGCTCCGCAAGTTTGAGATTGAGTATTGTGCTATGTTGGCGAAGGTCACTGTCCACCACTACCATGGAA ACAATGTTGATATGGGAATTGCGTGTGGTAAATACTTCCAATTCTGCTGCCTGA
- the LOC123045065 gene encoding uncharacterized protein isoform X3 — MLQSNQAVAEVSKIASSLLPFGEEEPDKGEPVTGGTEEVLVFVKHISTRPETWLDFPLFINERYADEVLSLMPSRSIRIYLLLQQSL, encoded by the exons ATGCTGCAGAGCAACCAGGCCGTGGCGGAGGTCTCCAAGATCGCGTCCTCGCTCCTGCCGTTCGGGGAGGAGGAGCCTGACAAAGGGGAGCCTGTCACCGGCGGAACCGAGGAGGTGTTGGTCTTCGTGAAGCACATCTCGACGCGGCCTGAGACCTGGCTTGATTTCCCCCTCTTCATCAACGAGCGTTATGCAGACG AGGTCCTATCATTAATGCCTTCGAGGTCTATACGTATCTACCTATTACTGCAG CAAAGCTTGTGA
- the LOC123045065 gene encoding uncharacterized protein isoform X1 produces the protein MLQSNQAVAEVSKIASSLLPFGEEEPDKGEPVTGGTEEVLVFVKHISTRPETWLDFPLFINERYADAKLVILANNCLRSASLRLSIVLCWRRSLSTTTMEAIPTSSTQHQLARNLCMPFSVSHLMCHMRCLECGSCWT, from the exons ATGCTGCAGAGCAACCAGGCCGTGGCGGAGGTCTCCAAGATCGCGTCCTCGCTCCTGCCGTTCGGGGAGGAGGAGCCTGACAAAGGGGAGCCTGTCACCGGCGGAACCGAGGAGGTGTTGGTCTTCGTGAAGCACATCTCGACGCGGCCTGAGACCTGGCTTGATTTCCCCCTCTTCATCAACGAGCGTTATGCAGACG CAAAGCTTGTGATCCTTGCTAACAATTGCCTCCGCTCCGCAAGTTTGAGATTGAGTATTGTGCTATGTTGGCGAAGGTCACTGTCCACCACTACCATGGAA GCGATTCCGACATCATCAACGCAACACCAGCTTGCCAGAAACCTGTGTATGCCATTTTCAGTGTCTCATCTGATGTGTCATATGAGGTGTCTAGAGTGTGGTTCTTGCTGGACTTGA